The Corallococcus caeni genome includes a region encoding these proteins:
- a CDS encoding DUF3616 domain-containing protein: MNRWLLWGCVLVAGCGAREANVRRDALPAAAPEGTVVFEGSCDASGAVELGHGLFVVADDEDNILRVYDARKGGRPLRTVDLSPSLELPVKKKPPETDIEAGSRLGNLAFWLTSHGRNSSGKKQPARLRFFATGVEEPEHVQLVGQPYTRLLEDLLADPRLAPYGLAQAEPLPPKEPGGLNLEGMTAMLDAPGMLIGFRSPLTQGKALVVPLLNPEAVVRDGASARFGPPRLLELGGLGIRSLSSWRGRYLIMAGATASEAKSRLFTWKGGDDAPVPVTSVDLSGVNPEAFFTPDTSDDILLLSDDGTVQVEGVECKRQKDPALKRFRGVWTALPESP, translated from the coding sequence ATGAACCGGTGGCTCCTGTGGGGATGTGTGTTGGTCGCGGGCTGCGGCGCCCGCGAGGCGAACGTGCGGCGCGACGCGCTGCCCGCCGCGGCACCTGAAGGCACGGTCGTCTTCGAGGGAAGCTGTGACGCGTCCGGCGCGGTGGAGCTGGGCCACGGCCTGTTCGTCGTGGCGGACGACGAGGACAACATCCTGCGCGTCTACGATGCCCGCAAGGGAGGCCGTCCGCTGCGCACGGTGGACCTGTCCCCGTCGCTGGAGTTGCCGGTGAAGAAGAAGCCGCCGGAGACCGACATCGAAGCGGGCTCGCGGCTGGGCAACCTGGCCTTCTGGCTCACGTCGCATGGCCGCAACAGCTCCGGCAAGAAGCAGCCCGCGCGCCTGCGCTTCTTCGCCACGGGCGTGGAGGAGCCGGAGCACGTCCAGCTCGTGGGCCAGCCGTACACGCGGTTGCTGGAGGACCTGCTCGCGGACCCCAGGCTCGCGCCGTACGGGCTCGCGCAGGCGGAGCCGCTGCCGCCCAAGGAGCCTGGAGGGCTCAACCTCGAGGGCATGACGGCGATGCTGGACGCGCCCGGGATGCTCATTGGCTTCCGGAGCCCGCTGACGCAAGGCAAGGCGCTGGTGGTGCCGCTCTTGAACCCGGAGGCGGTGGTGCGCGACGGCGCGTCCGCGCGCTTCGGGCCGCCCCGGTTGTTGGAGCTGGGCGGGCTGGGCATCCGCTCGCTGTCGTCGTGGCGGGGGCGCTATCTCATCATGGCGGGCGCCACGGCCTCCGAGGCGAAGTCGCGGCTGTTCACCTGGAAGGGCGGAGACGACGCGCCGGTGCCGGTGACGTCGGTGGACCTGTCGGGCGTGAACCCGGAGGCGTTCTTCACGCCGGACACGTCCGACGACATCCTGCTGCTCAGCGACGACGGCACCGTGCAGGTGGAGGGCGTGGAGTGCAAGCGCCAGAAGGATCCGGCGCTCAAGCGCTTCCGCGGCGTGTGGACGGCGTTGCCGGAAAGCCCCTGA
- a CDS encoding M16 family metallopeptidase — MKTRATVLLVLAAALSLAGCAHHKPSPETPPQNPPGEPPPEPGSVPAVPLKQPQPMQLVVQARPDTPLVSLRLVFHTGSIDDPKGKEGLTALTAKLMAEGGTQKLTAAQLLEALYPMAAELKVVTDKEMTTLSGRVHQDFLPAFLEIFTDTLLAPRFDPAEFERLRANALNAVRNGLRSEDDETLGKVGLDALLYAGHPYAHYTGGTVQGLQSLTLEDVKAHARRVFTQDRLVIGLAGPVDAQLHQAITSRLGALPATGAPRVELPTVKSSAGRTLILQKPTLSTAVSMGFVTPLRRGDPDFFPVAFALSNLGEHRQFIGVLFNELREQRGLNYGDYAYAEHFIEDRGNGTFNRTNLVRTQQDVSLWLRPVVPANGVFATRGAVYFLERMSKEPLTQERFDLVRGFLQGYTRLWEQTDQRRLGFAIDSLYYGTPNFLDHYRDALKTMTPQSVQAAVKRQLAPEKLAFVFVTEDAQGLAQKLKSGAPSPITYASPKSPELLKLDEIIIQQKLPVRPDAIQVVPAAEFMER, encoded by the coding sequence ATGAAGACCCGCGCTACCGTGTTGCTCGTCCTGGCCGCCGCGCTGTCCCTCGCCGGCTGCGCCCACCACAAGCCCTCTCCTGAGACGCCGCCGCAGAACCCGCCCGGGGAGCCGCCGCCCGAGCCCGGCTCCGTGCCCGCGGTGCCGCTGAAGCAGCCGCAGCCGATGCAGCTGGTCGTGCAGGCCCGGCCGGACACGCCGCTCGTCAGCCTGCGGCTCGTCTTCCACACGGGCTCCATCGACGACCCGAAGGGCAAGGAGGGCCTCACCGCGCTCACCGCGAAGCTGATGGCGGAGGGCGGCACGCAGAAGCTCACCGCCGCGCAGCTGCTGGAAGCGCTCTACCCCATGGCCGCCGAGCTCAAGGTGGTGACGGACAAGGAGATGACCACCCTCTCCGGCCGCGTCCACCAGGACTTCCTGCCCGCGTTCCTGGAGATCTTCACGGACACGCTGCTCGCACCGCGCTTCGACCCCGCGGAGTTCGAGCGCCTGCGCGCCAACGCGCTCAATGCCGTGCGCAACGGCCTGCGCAGCGAGGACGACGAGACGCTGGGCAAGGTGGGCCTGGACGCGCTGCTCTACGCGGGGCACCCGTACGCGCACTACACCGGCGGCACCGTGCAGGGGCTCCAGTCCCTCACGCTGGAGGACGTGAAGGCCCACGCGCGCCGCGTCTTCACGCAGGACCGGCTCGTCATCGGGCTCGCGGGGCCGGTGGACGCGCAGCTCCATCAAGCCATCACCTCGCGCCTGGGCGCGCTGCCCGCCACGGGTGCGCCCCGGGTGGAGCTGCCCACCGTGAAGTCGTCCGCGGGGCGCACGCTCATCCTCCAGAAGCCCACGCTCTCCACCGCCGTGAGCATGGGCTTCGTCACGCCGCTGCGCCGGGGGGACCCGGACTTCTTCCCCGTGGCGTTCGCGCTGTCGAACCTGGGTGAGCACCGCCAGTTCATCGGCGTGCTCTTCAACGAGCTGCGCGAGCAGCGCGGCCTCAACTACGGCGACTACGCCTACGCCGAGCACTTCATCGAGGACCGCGGCAACGGCACGTTCAACCGCACGAACCTGGTGCGCACCCAGCAGGACGTGTCCCTCTGGCTGCGCCCCGTGGTGCCCGCCAACGGCGTGTTCGCCACGCGCGGCGCGGTGTACTTCCTGGAGCGGATGTCGAAGGAGCCCCTCACCCAGGAGCGCTTCGACCTGGTGCGAGGCTTCCTCCAGGGCTACACGCGCCTGTGGGAGCAGACCGACCAGCGCCGGCTGGGCTTCGCCATCGACTCGCTCTACTACGGCACGCCGAACTTCCTGGACCACTACCGGGACGCGCTGAAGACGATGACGCCGCAGTCCGTGCAGGCCGCCGTGAAGCGGCAGCTCGCGCCGGAGAAGCTGGCGTTCGTGTTCGTCACGGAGGACGCGCAGGGGCTGGCGCAGAAGCTGAAGTCCGGCGCGCCGTCGCCCATCACCTACGCGTCGCCCAAGTCGCCGGAGCTGCTCAAGCTGGATGAGATCATCATCCAGCAGAAGCTCCCGGTGCGCCCGGACGCCATCCAGGTCGTCCCCGCGGCGGAGTTCATGGAGCGCTGA
- a CDS encoding OmpA family protein: MQCPDSEPSWSRSACGAALRLAVLGLLLTTAAAHAQPDPFSRGFDAVPVKPTAAQSSGIALEGATVEPVGSYRGALLLDFNWRILALKLGDEKLGDLIPYRLDAHLLFSYQLLERLELGVDLPFTLVQGDNFSLLGDALNSPDFPGAAGVSSTTLGDLRVLPRVSLLNPDRFPLGLALVAEVRLPTGSAQSFTGESGVVFAPRLAVEKKLGPVRVLGNAGVLLRPAAQYLNLRVDDELTLGAGGIVDLPDISRLREVKATAEMHLRTPLARPFNFDQAESLKSPWELLVGARAKVWGDWGVELDVGRGLNVTTGYGREALRVMLALRYDKTFKDEGPDSDGDGVPDIRDRCPTQPEDKDDFEDQDGCPDPDNDGDGVADGDDACPGKPGPKENKGCPVEPDKDTDGDGVIDPLDKCPLVPGLKDFDGCPDTDFDEIPDGEDDCPDVAGPPENNGCPYDAPPYVVVESDRIRIKGNILFETNSAVIQKQSYPLLDEVATVLVKNPTLGPVQIEGHTDNKGSRQLNVDLSNRRAKSVLDYLVKKGIDRKRLTSQGFGFDRPIATNDTALGRAKNRRVDFKLVKSEIETGPKETIVPNGQPPPPGTEPVPGPGTPPTTGTPPKPQAAPDASKPGGKK, encoded by the coding sequence ATGCAATGCCCCGACTCCGAACCTTCGTGGAGCCGGTCCGCGTGCGGCGCGGCCCTGCGACTCGCGGTCCTGGGCCTGCTGCTCACCACGGCAGCGGCCCACGCCCAACCCGACCCCTTCTCACGAGGCTTCGACGCCGTCCCGGTGAAACCGACGGCCGCGCAGTCCAGCGGCATCGCACTGGAAGGCGCCACCGTGGAGCCGGTGGGCAGCTACCGGGGCGCGCTGCTGCTGGACTTCAACTGGCGCATCCTCGCCCTCAAGCTGGGCGATGAGAAGCTGGGGGACCTGATCCCGTACCGGCTGGACGCGCACCTGCTGTTCTCCTACCAGCTGCTGGAGCGGTTGGAGCTGGGCGTGGACCTGCCGTTCACGCTCGTGCAGGGCGACAACTTCTCGCTGCTGGGTGACGCGCTGAACTCGCCGGACTTTCCCGGCGCCGCGGGCGTCAGCAGCACCACGCTGGGCGACCTCCGCGTGCTGCCGCGCGTGAGCCTGCTGAACCCGGATCGCTTCCCGCTGGGGCTCGCGCTGGTGGCGGAGGTGCGGCTGCCCACCGGCAGCGCCCAGAGCTTCACGGGTGAGAGCGGCGTGGTGTTCGCCCCGCGCCTGGCCGTGGAGAAGAAGCTGGGGCCCGTGCGCGTGCTGGGCAACGCGGGCGTGCTGCTGCGCCCCGCGGCGCAGTACCTCAACCTGCGCGTGGACGACGAGCTGACGCTGGGCGCGGGCGGCATCGTGGACCTGCCGGACATCAGCCGGCTGCGCGAGGTGAAGGCCACCGCGGAAATGCACCTGCGCACGCCGCTGGCGCGCCCCTTCAACTTCGACCAGGCGGAGTCGCTCAAGTCGCCGTGGGAGCTGCTCGTGGGCGCCCGCGCGAAGGTGTGGGGCGACTGGGGCGTGGAGCTGGACGTGGGCCGCGGCCTCAACGTCACCACCGGCTACGGCCGCGAAGCCCTGCGCGTCATGCTGGCGCTGCGCTACGACAAGACCTTCAAGGACGAGGGGCCGGACTCGGACGGCGACGGCGTGCCCGACATTCGCGACCGCTGCCCCACGCAGCCCGAGGACAAGGACGACTTCGAGGACCAGGACGGCTGCCCGGATCCGGACAACGACGGCGACGGCGTGGCGGACGGCGACGACGCGTGCCCCGGCAAGCCCGGCCCGAAGGAGAACAAGGGCTGCCCCGTGGAGCCCGACAAGGACACCGACGGCGACGGCGTCATCGACCCGCTGGACAAGTGCCCCCTGGTGCCCGGCCTGAAGGACTTCGACGGCTGCCCGGACACGGACTTCGACGAGATCCCCGACGGCGAGGACGACTGCCCCGACGTGGCCGGCCCGCCGGAGAACAATGGCTGCCCGTACGACGCTCCGCCCTACGTCGTCGTCGAATCGGACCGCATCCGCATCAAGGGCAACATCCTCTTCGAGACCAACTCCGCGGTCATCCAGAAGCAGTCGTACCCGCTGCTGGACGAGGTGGCGACGGTGCTCGTGAAGAACCCCACGCTGGGGCCGGTGCAGATTGAAGGGCACACGGACAACAAGGGCTCGCGCCAGCTCAACGTGGACCTGTCCAACCGGCGCGCGAAGTCGGTGCTCGACTACCTGGTGAAGAAGGGCATCGACCGCAAGCGCCTCACGTCGCAGGGCTTCGGGTTCGACCGGCCCATCGCCACCAACGACACGGCGCTCGGCCGCGCGAAGAACCGGCGCGTGGACTTCAAGCTGGTGAAGTCGGAAATCGAAACCGGCCCGAAGGAGACCATCGTGCCCAACGGCCAGCCGCCGCCGCCCGGCACCGAGCCCGTGCCCGGACCGGGCACGCCGCCCACCACGGGCACGCCGCCGAAGCCGCAGGCCGCGCCGGACGCGAGCAAGCCCGGCGGCAAGAAGTAA